GCGCCCGCCCAAGGACCCGGCGGACAGTGCGGCGCAGGCGTCCCAGCTGCTGGATGACTTCCTGGAGCGGGAGAAGATGGAGCGCCACGCGATCCCCTCCGAGACccgccagctcctcctcctgttggcGGAAGGGGTGCACCTCTACcccgaggagctgcagagcctCTCGGAATACGTGCGTTCGCGGCAGGAGCACACGCAAGGTGGGCGGCCCGCCGGTCAAACCGGTCGAATCCTCTCGGCGCCgccgtgaccttttttttttttttttttgacgttTCCGTCCGCAGTATCCAACACggaggggcagagagggaaCATGTTGCCTCCGGGGCTGGGGAAACCGCCTCCCCTGCTCCCCACGCCACCCGGGCCACCCCAGCCCCAGTCCGCGGCGGACGCCGGCGGGTCCTTGATGGACCACGCTCTGGCCCCGGCTCCCCTCTTGCCCTCACCAGGTTCGGCTGCACAGTTGAAAAGGGGTCTTTTATGTAGCGGCGTAGCAACCAGGCTCAAAACAATGGAATCCTCCCCCGGGGTTTTTAAAACGCTCTATTTTCATGCAGCCGCTTGCCTCTAAATGGACTTTGCCTTTTTAGTCGTATCGCTGATCTAAAACAATTTGTTGTGTGTCTCGTGTTGAGATTCAGTGTAGTGTCTGATTGGACTTGTGACGCATAACTTCTCATTTTCATCTGCATCTATCACATGTATGTGTGGTGCTTCCTATCGCCATGTCCTGTAATctcctgtctttctttctttcttttttttaaggatcaTATCCCAAAACcaaacctcctcctctgttgtcCTTGCATCGGCCCCCGGGTCTATCGTTGGGGGCTTCTTCGTCTCGAGGCCCACAGTCCGCACACAACCCTTACGGGGTCCCTTCCTTGTCCCGTGGACCCTTACTCCATCACCCCCCTCTATACCATCCGGGCCCCAGAGGCCCGCTCCTTAATAGAGTAGCCCCGCCTTCTTTGAAGGGTGCCCGCCCTCCGCTTCTCGCTTCCCCAGGTGAGtcacttctccttttttttgggatatgcatttttcttttttccttctgtaaaataatgtgtataaatgtacacagaaaaacagaattaAATCCAAATACTGCATATAAACACCTAATTAACAGCAATTGATTCTAGTGAATTAACCCTGTTTTACATGTGATTCATTTATTCCCCTGTGACCCTTTGATTAGGTGCCCTTCTCCCAAGACCGGGTGGCCCGCGACactaacacccacacacacacacccacacacacacacacacacacacacactattacaAATGCAGGCTTCAAGTGCCAGAATTTTTGTTTTGAGTTTTGGACATTTCAGCTAACTCAAGAACAGAAGACTCTTAAAATCTTTCAATTGTTTGAGTAAAAAACAGATGGTAGTTAATGTGAAATGATGTATATCTTTGCGGCGGATTGGTAAAGGAGGACATTAACTATCTTTTCCCAGGTCTCTCTGTTGTTactgctctttttctttatAACGTAAagtataaagtaaaataaaacgtcTTTCCCTATTTCTAGTTTTCAGCTCTTATTTGGTAATATTGGTTTTGACGATGGTGACCAGCGGCTCAGGACAAACGCCGAACATCTAGTTGGAGTTGCTTCATTCACAAAATGTCCTGGATACCAATGTTCAGCTGGGTAATCAACCGTTTTCGTTTTTCTGTACATAATGCATATAATAAGTAGCCTACCTGTGGTTCGAGATGGTAGTTGGAGTTAAGGAAAGGAGTTTATCTCGATTCCCTAACGGGTGCGTGAGCGGCTCAGCACGTGTCTGAAACGGCTGAAACTGCAGATTAATCTGATCTTGGTCGTTCACACTCACTTGCAACACGTTATGACGTCGCTGTAAATCCGCAGCGGGTCACCGCTAGTTTTTCCCCGAGCACTTGTGTTTGTTACCTCGACCTGAGAAATCCTTTTAAAAACGTGTTGTAAAGGGATTACGCTGTGGAAACCCTTCAAGTGTTGCAGATCCCCTGTTTTGAAATCGGGCAAGAAGGCGTTGTGTTGCTTTCGGCCTTTTTCTGCGTGTTCAAGTGATGTTTGAATCCTCTTGCCTTGTAAACATGTACAGTAGGTTCACGTTTGGGCTTTGTATTAGTTTTCTGTGATGTGCTTCAGTATTAATATTCAACATGTGTGGTGCTtctatttttaaagaaaacctaCTTAAATGTTtccctgttttgtgtttgttctttggTTCACGCACTCTTTACCGACTGATTCTACATCTCTGAATCGCAATTCATCTTGAGGGATTTTCAGTGTTTCAATGTGAAAAGTCTGCAATTtgtttatatataataaattgCATATTCCATCTTCACATGAATATTTAGACCATTATGGATAACAAATGTTTTCAGTCAAAAGGCCTTGTTTAGGTTTTTCACATTCTTCCCAATATTGTTGGAGctctaaaaggaaaaaaacgttATATTTTTACAGTTATATTTTGAACTGTTCAAAATTACTCAGAAATACGTGCGGCCAATTTAGTTGACAAATGCGTTTTTCCTACTGTAATTACAGTCATAAATaaacaatcatttatttatttgtttaatttatttgattCATTGAACCAATTCAAATGAACCAAAAATGATGGAACCGATGCCGTCACACATCTACAAAGAGCAGTTTGTGAAAACACCCGGCAAACCGCCACAGCGCTCCTCTGAGGTTTTAGGCAAACatgctttattgtttttttattaataagAAGTGTGTTTGTAACACCATGGAGCCGGTTTCCCCTCCTATTCTTTGATGGCTAAATAAACAGTGGTGACGTTACGGATTTGATACACTAGATGGCGACGTCCACCTTCTATTTTACTGGCATGCGCCACaataatcaggaaacatttattgccgaaatatgtcaaacatacaaggaatttggcggttggtgcgtgacaacaagacagcagtgcacaagtaatcaaataaaataaaatgctcatgctatgggttagtataaaataagagaataacgttagtgcactttatttttaaatatttttaactatcggacgagtgagaaatgacgGTGAATACAGTTTAGAGTGAAGAAATGTAGAAATCTAAAGGTTTGTGCCCTCG
The DNA window shown above is from Gasterosteus aculeatus chromosome X, fGasAcu3.hap1.1, whole genome shotgun sequence and carries:
- the LOC144383702 gene encoding uncharacterized protein LOC144383702 translates to MSSWAKSSAASRRPTANANPNGSAQQLRLFRRAAPYPSREDRTEELKDVLDSYEELEQIQNYSGGVKYEGYKHPPNAKPDGCTPADRRKALYQKFYRQVQEERRPADCVVLSVTNQCLDYPKSLSLCLQERGLSVEMLYLQAESGLTRALQDVRADGSPLCILVEQTNVVLSSCTVIIFSESLKIHRNMPKDQAMDFVAAEYGRRRAKERPPKDPADSAAQASQLLDDFLEREKMERHAIPSETRQLLLLLAEGVHLYPEELQSLSEYVRSRQEHTQVSNTEGQRGNMLPPGLGKPPPLLPTPPGPPQPQSAADAGGSLMDHALAPAPLLPSPGSYPKTKPPPLLSLHRPPGLSLGASSSRGPQSAHNPYGVPSLSRGPLLHHPPLYHPGPRGPLLNRVAPPSLKGARPPLLASPGALLPRPGGPRH